Proteins encoded in a region of the Sulfurimonas marina genome:
- a CDS encoding AraC family transcriptional regulator, with protein sequence MKRETLEQKIKITNNIMFYIYTNIDTDINMDELAKNYGISKFYMHKIFKEVFDRNIYETIKSIRLQKASNLLLTNRYSTISEVANACGYSSQTSFIRAFKERFSMTPKVWRKGGYLEYSNEIVDHSLKIRNSVITLDNFDHLEPQIVKMPEMQAYYIRHRGYNDAIRQTWQKIQTWIYTNQLEEHQQISLFHDNPSITPLEDCQYVACVVDNENKVLENNRLPKFTIASGVYAKFTLEGACGDLLRFIQWLYLEWLPRNEYETTTKPPYAIYRQNKYLTEDGNFDLDFYLSIKY encoded by the coding sequence ATGAAGAGAGAAACGCTTGAGCAGAAGATAAAAATTACCAACAATATAATGTTTTACATCTATACAAATATAGATACAGATATAAACATGGACGAACTTGCAAAAAATTATGGCATCAGCAAGTTCTATATGCATAAAATATTTAAAGAGGTGTTTGATCGAAACATTTATGAGACGATCAAGTCGATCCGTTTACAAAAAGCTTCGAACCTTCTTCTTACAAACAGATATTCGACAATATCTGAAGTGGCAAATGCATGTGGGTACTCTTCTCAAACCTCATTTATACGTGCATTTAAAGAGCGTTTTTCAATGACACCGAAAGTTTGGAGGAAGGGTGGTTATCTGGAATATTCAAATGAAATTGTCGATCACTCGCTAAAGATTAGAAACTCCGTAATCACTCTGGATAACTTTGATCACCTTGAACCTCAAATAGTAAAGATGCCGGAGATGCAGGCATACTATATACGTCATCGCGGATACAATGATGCGATCCGTCAGACCTGGCAGAAGATCCAGACATGGATATATACAAACCAGCTTGAAGAACATCAACAGATAAGTCTGTTTCACGACAACCCTTCTATTACACCCCTTGAAGATTGTCAGTATGTTGCTTGTGTAGTAGATAATGAAAATAAAGTACTGGAAAATAACAGATTACCGAAATTTACCATAGCAAGCGGTGTGTATGCAAAGTTTACTTTAGAGGGTGCTTGTGGGGACCTGCTACGTTTTATTCAGTGGCTCTATCTCGAATGGCTACCGAGAAACGAATATGAAACAACTACAAAACCCCCTTATGCAATCTATAGACAAAATAAGTATCTTACAGAAGATGGAAACTTTGACTTAGATTTTTACCTCTCTATAAAATATTAG
- a CDS encoding DUF3187 domain-containing protein encodes MKKIFSLSLLLFLTSGLYALDSDMDGVNDAKDKCPNTPFTDLVDINGCTKSSVIPDYHYDVIVGLSYTNSDYTTINKTDTLATTFQADYYYKNFSLQASTSLFTTQADGYSESGLNDSFIGAAYQVVPTSPLTIRFSAGVILPTYDTSLNNNNTDYTAGINFSYKVDKYNLFGGYTYTMINDDDYNDGTLNVKYQDTNGYSAGVGYNITSKLYLSGAYNTSDSIYVGAEDIKTASLYGYYSIDKNWFSTFSYAYGISESASQSYLAVKLGYFF; translated from the coding sequence TTGAAAAAAATATTCTCATTATCTCTATTATTATTTTTAACAAGTGGCCTCTATGCACTTGATTCCGATATGGATGGGGTAAATGATGCTAAAGACAAATGTCCAAATACACCTTTTACAGATCTTGTAGATATCAACGGCTGTACAAAAAGCTCTGTTATTCCCGATTACCACTATGATGTTATAGTTGGACTCAGCTACACAAATTCAGACTATACTACTATAAATAAAACAGACACTCTTGCAACTACTTTTCAAGCAGATTACTACTATAAAAACTTTTCACTGCAAGCTTCGACATCTTTATTTACAACACAAGCTGACGGTTATAGCGAGAGTGGATTGAACGATTCGTTTATAGGTGCAGCATATCAGGTAGTACCGACATCTCCACTTACGATCCGATTCTCAGCCGGAGTTATACTGCCGACTTACGATACATCATTAAACAATAACAACACAGACTACACGGCAGGTATTAACTTCAGCTATAAGGTCGATAAATATAATCTTTTTGGCGGCTATACATATACAATGATCAACGATGATGATTACAATGACGGTACACTCAATGTAAAATACCAAGATACAAACGGTTACAGTGCCGGTGTTGGATATAATATTACAAGTAAGTTATACCTAAGTGGTGCATATAATACAAGTGACAGTATCTATGTGGGTGCAGAAGATATTAAAACTGCATCACTCTATGGATACTACAGTATAGACAAAAACTGGTTCTCAACTTTTTCGTATGCATACGGGATTAGTGAGAGTGCTAGTCAAAGCTATCTTGCTGTAAAACTGGGATACTTTTTTTAG
- a CDS encoding response regulator transcription factor, protein MKKNILLLEDDRELASTLAELLEENGYSVELVHNGNDAIDASYDNKYELYVFDINVPDMNGLELLESLRNADDTTPTIFISAMIDLNSISKAFEIGADDYLKKPFFPEELLIRVKAKLAQTTKAISYKNLKFFPDTKTLYKDDTIVQLGEVQERLCDLFMHNIGSVLDKTILLDQLTHPSDTALRVALNKLKQTTGLAIKNIRGVGYIVEKS, encoded by the coding sequence ATGAAAAAAAATATACTGCTCCTTGAAGATGACAGAGAACTGGCATCTACCCTTGCCGAACTGCTTGAGGAGAACGGATACAGTGTTGAGCTTGTTCATAACGGCAACGATGCGATCGATGCCAGTTATGATAACAAGTATGAGCTCTATGTCTTCGATATCAATGTCCCAGATATGAACGGACTTGAATTGCTAGAAAGTTTACGCAATGCAGACGATACTACACCGACTATATTTATCAGTGCAATGATTGATCTAAACTCTATCTCAAAAGCTTTTGAGATAGGAGCGGATGATTATCTGAAAAAGCCGTTTTTCCCCGAAGAGCTGCTTATAAGAGTCAAAGCAAAACTTGCACAAACTACTAAAGCTATCTCCTACAAAAACCTAAAATTTTTCCCCGATACGAAAACACTTTACAAAGATGATACAATTGTACAACTAGGTGAGGTTCAGGAGAGATTATGTGATCTCTTTATGCACAACATAGGCTCAGTACTTGATAAAACGATCCTACTCGATCAGCTGACACATCCATCCGATACGGCTTTAAGAGTGGCGTTAAACAAACTCAAACAAACGACGGGCTTAGCTATAAAAAATATTCGCGGGGTAGGATACATAGTTGAAAAAAGTTGA
- a CDS encoding sensor histidine kinase, whose protein sequence is MKKVELKALIRSFLLFFLSITTLLGTLFFFEYKKDITALDETILSEMKVCSFNLQCTKYQFDFAPLKEEQLYKLHKEGDKLSSYFLIPGSQKNALKIYLQKSEYEKELETLEKKLLVEFFFVVIIVLLLSLLFAFYTLAPLRDALKLTEEFVKDILHDFNTPLSTLRLNTSMLKSEFGESKKITRIENAVQNILNLQANLRAYLKSHSSQKEVFDLKEVVEERVAMVESNFTTIRFHTTLSPQQLNTHKNSFVRIVDNLLSNAAKYNKENGEVFVSYEKGVLIFKDTGKGIKNPDKIFDRFYKEHERGIGIGLHIVNKLSQELGIEIEIESELNKGSTFRLNLTKLLVNNN, encoded by the coding sequence TTGAAAAAAGTTGAACTCAAAGCACTTATTAGAAGTTTTTTACTCTTTTTTCTTTCAATCACAACCCTCCTTGGCACACTTTTTTTCTTTGAATACAAAAAAGATATCACCGCACTTGATGAGACTATTTTGTCTGAGATGAAGGTGTGCAGTTTCAATCTTCAATGTACAAAATACCAGTTTGATTTTGCACCGCTCAAAGAGGAACAGCTCTATAAACTCCATAAAGAAGGTGATAAGCTCAGCTCCTACTTCCTCATCCCGGGATCACAAAAAAATGCTCTGAAAATTTATCTGCAAAAAAGTGAATATGAAAAAGAACTTGAAACTTTAGAAAAAAAACTTTTAGTGGAGTTTTTCTTCGTAGTCATAATAGTACTGTTACTCTCTCTTCTCTTTGCTTTTTATACCTTGGCACCACTAAGGGATGCTCTCAAACTTACAGAGGAGTTTGTTAAAGATATACTCCATGACTTTAATACACCCCTCTCAACACTCAGACTCAATACATCTATGTTAAAAAGCGAGTTTGGCGAGTCAAAGAAGATTACACGTATAGAGAATGCGGTACAAAACATTTTAAACCTTCAGGCAAATCTGCGCGCTTATCTTAAAAGTCACTCCAGCCAAAAAGAGGTTTTTGACTTAAAAGAGGTTGTAGAGGAGAGAGTAGCAATGGTTGAAAGCAATTTTACGACAATCCGTTTTCACACCACCCTCTCACCCCAACAGCTCAATACCCACAAGAACTCTTTTGTCAGAATAGTAGACAATCTCCTCTCAAATGCAGCGAAATACAATAAAGAAAACGGAGAGGTATTTGTTTCTTATGAAAAAGGAGTTTTAATCTTCAAAGATACAGGCAAAGGGATCAAAAACCCCGATAAAATCTTTGACAGATTTTATAAAGAGCACGAAAGAGGGATAGGAATAGGTCTACATATTGTCAATAAATTATCCCAAGAGTTAGGTATAGAGATCGAGATAGAGAGTGAGCTCAATAAAGGCTCAACATTCAGGCTCAATTTAACAAAACTGCTTGTGAATAATAATTAA
- a CDS encoding YjgN family protein: protein MKPLKFQGSGFEYFKIWIVNLVLIVLTLGLYYPWAKVRRNRYFYGNSVLEDRNFEYHAVGKQLFFSYLIALVLFIIYVIFTEFFPPAAALFLLGLFVIIPWVIVKSMMFNLKMTSFSNVRFSFEKNFSDAYLNFLLYPMGMYIGFIFVMFAVGLLFALHVAIGLIGLVGVFFFMIYAIAFLKKRNSEFYINNASYGQGKFSTTIELKEFMKISAKTLGIGLALTIALFVIVGIISATFIGAETMQEISASMQQNGDPQNSGIIVALIGAIYGGMILVMVATMAYSFALNREYIYKNTLLDENIGFSSTLKALPFMWVTVSNFFLILLTLGFGAPWAKVRVAKIVLANTYVDTTKGFDKYISENQTQTSSLGDQIGDAFDVDVGLGF from the coding sequence ATGAAACCCTTAAAATTTCAAGGAAGCGGCTTTGAGTACTTCAAAATATGGATAGTAAATCTTGTACTTATCGTCCTTACATTAGGGCTTTACTACCCTTGGGCAAAAGTAAGACGAAACAGATACTTCTACGGAAACTCTGTTTTAGAAGATCGTAATTTCGAATACCATGCAGTAGGAAAACAACTCTTTTTCAGCTATCTTATAGCACTTGTACTTTTCATAATCTATGTTATCTTTACAGAATTTTTTCCACCTGCTGCAGCTTTATTTCTTCTTGGTCTGTTTGTCATAATCCCATGGGTGATCGTTAAAAGTATGATGTTCAATCTTAAAATGACAAGCTTCTCAAATGTACGTTTTAGTTTTGAGAAGAACTTTTCAGATGCTTATTTGAACTTTTTACTCTATCCTATGGGGATGTATATAGGTTTTATTTTTGTAATGTTTGCGGTTGGTTTATTGTTTGCACTTCATGTAGCTATTGGGCTTATAGGGCTTGTAGGTGTTTTCTTTTTTATGATCTACGCGATCGCATTTTTGAAAAAAAGAAATTCGGAGTTTTACATAAACAACGCGAGTTACGGACAAGGAAAATTTTCCACTACTATTGAGCTCAAAGAGTTTATGAAAATCAGTGCAAAAACTTTGGGTATAGGCCTTGCACTTACCATTGCACTTTTTGTAATTGTCGGTATCATCAGTGCAACATTTATAGGTGCAGAGACTATGCAGGAGATCTCTGCGAGTATGCAACAAAATGGTGACCCGCAAAACTCTGGAATTATTGTAGCTTTAATCGGTGCCATTTACGGAGGGATGATCCTTGTAATGGTTGCGACAATGGCATACTCATTTGCCCTAAACCGTGAATATATCTATAAAAACACGCTTCTTGATGAGAATATCGGTTTTTCATCGACACTCAAAGCTTTACCGTTTATGTGGGTAACTGTTTCAAACTTTTTTCTTATCCTTCTTACTTTGGGATTTGGAGCGCCTTGGGCGAAAGTAAGAGTTGCAAAGATAGTTCTTGCTAACACTTATGTAGATACTACCAAAGGGTTTGATAAATATATCTCAGAGAACCAAACACAAACATCTTCACTCGGAGATCAGATAGGTGATGCATTTGATGTCGATGTAGGCTTAGGTTTCTAG
- a CDS encoding M48 family metallopeptidase translates to MQLKGYWYAKDSAAQHGAILQTDVKNYTLIVDEKVHCSGLLEELKLDDRLGNITRRISLKDDSVFTCDQHDLIDTLFTKHKKANRFLHSLESKLHSVFISIVVLIVSIYLFVDKGIPYFSEKIAYALPLKTNELLSKHTMDALDKYLFKPSKLSLAQQKDIRKRFRDKLLPNLPEKEHFNYHLNFRLLQDRNLSLPNAMALPSGEIILTDKFVELCSSDEELDSIIYHEVGHIVHRDSLKMLIEGTFISVSVMVALGDLNGFADMGVGLGSMLVNLQYSREHESDADRFAFDLMLKNHMDPIAFATIMKRMNCYLTSRMKDTKEDQLSQYISTHPQTKERIEIAKRYSDCYKEGLTECK, encoded by the coding sequence ATGCAACTTAAGGGTTACTGGTATGCAAAAGATAGCGCTGCACAACATGGTGCTATCTTGCAAACAGATGTAAAAAACTACACACTTATTGTAGATGAAAAGGTACACTGTAGCGGATTACTTGAAGAGTTAAAACTCGATGACAGACTGGGAAATATAACAAGAAGAATCAGTCTTAAAGACGACTCTGTATTTACCTGCGATCAGCACGATCTAATAGATACCCTTTTTACGAAACACAAAAAAGCAAACCGCTTTTTACACTCACTAGAATCAAAACTTCATTCTGTATTTATCTCCATTGTAGTTCTTATCGTCAGTATTTATCTGTTTGTAGATAAAGGGATTCCCTACTTTAGCGAGAAAATAGCTTACGCCCTGCCGCTAAAGACAAATGAACTTTTAAGCAAGCATACAATGGATGCACTTGATAAGTACCTTTTTAAACCCTCAAAACTCTCTTTAGCACAACAAAAAGATATCCGTAAACGTTTCAGAGATAAACTGCTACCGAATCTGCCTGAAAAAGAGCACTTCAACTACCATCTCAATTTCCGCCTTTTACAAGACAGAAACCTTTCCCTTCCAAATGCGATGGCTCTACCATCGGGCGAGATTATACTTACCGATAAATTTGTCGAGTTATGCAGCAGTGACGAGGAGCTTGATTCTATCATCTACCATGAGGTTGGTCATATCGTACATAGAGATTCTCTCAAGATGCTGATCGAAGGTACTTTTATCTCTGTGAGCGTAATGGTCGCATTGGGTGATCTTAACGGCTTTGCAGATATGGGAGTGGGACTTGGTTCAATGCTTGTAAATCTGCAATATTCACGGGAGCATGAAAGCGATGCCGATCGCTTTGCTTTTGATCTGATGCTTAAAAACCATATGGATCCTATCGCCTTTGCAACCATTATGAAGAGAATGAACTGCTATCTTACATCAAGAATGAAAGACACTAAAGAGGATCAATTGAGCCAATATATCTCAACACACCCACAAACAAAAGAGAGGATAGAGATAGCAAAACGCTACAGCGACTGCTATAAAGAGGGTCTTACAGAGTGTAAGTAA
- a CDS encoding YqiA/YcfP family alpha/beta fold hydrolase: MILYIHGFGSSGQGGKSKLFREYFKTQGVKFLAPSLSFIPELAISTLEELIEVCKDEEITLMGSSLGGYYAIYLSEKYNLKAVLINPSIKPYVTLKKVLGNNASFYNGNCSFSWDEEQVESLKKFSVDVNNKENYFLLARKGDEVLDYKEAEQKLKGAKMIIEDGGDHGFLDIDRHFETILEFIKE, translated from the coding sequence ATGATTTTGTATATTCACGGTTTTGGAAGTAGCGGGCAGGGCGGTAAGTCCAAATTGTTTCGGGAGTATTTTAAAACTCAAGGTGTAAAGTTCTTGGCACCTTCACTCTCGTTTATCCCGGAACTTGCCATCTCAACTTTAGAAGAGCTCATAGAGGTGTGCAAAGATGAAGAGATCACTTTAATGGGCTCATCACTCGGCGGCTACTATGCTATTTATCTGAGTGAAAAGTACAACCTCAAAGCAGTTCTTATTAACCCTTCGATTAAGCCGTATGTGACACTTAAAAAAGTGCTGGGTAACAATGCCAGCTTTTATAACGGCAACTGTTCGTTTAGCTGGGACGAAGAACAGGTTGAGAGTTTGAAAAAATTCAGCGTAGATGTGAACAACAAGGAGAACTATTTTCTTCTGGCAAGAAAAGGGGATGAGGTGTTGGACTATAAAGAGGCTGAACAAAAACTAAAAGGTGCAAAGATGATCATCGAAGATGGCGGTGATCACGGCTTTTTAGATATTGACAGACATTTTGAAACTATTTTGGAGTTTATAAAAGAGTAG
- a CDS encoding TIGR01458 family HAD-type hydrolase has translation MLAENIKAVLCDIGGVLYVGNESIEGAIEAVKRIKQNYPIRFLTNTTQKTGPQVVEKLRGLGFEIDTEDVITALDMTKMFLEEQKSNADFLLTDNVTGFFDSLKNYEKKYVVVGDAQHNFSYENLNHAFRTLLKGAKLVAVANNRYFKDSDNELSMDAGCFVSALEYASGQKAEVLGKPSKEFYELACQSLGVNPSECIMIGDDIEGDIHGAQNAGLQAALVKTGKFHKLDLQKGIIPDLILDSIASL, from the coding sequence ATGTTAGCAGAAAATATAAAAGCAGTTTTATGCGATATCGGCGGGGTATTATATGTCGGTAATGAGTCGATTGAGGGTGCCATTGAAGCCGTGAAAAGGATAAAACAGAACTATCCGATCCGCTTTCTTACAAATACTACACAAAAAACAGGTCCTCAGGTTGTAGAAAAACTGCGCGGACTTGGGTTTGAAATAGATACGGAAGATGTAATAACGGCACTCGATATGACGAAGATGTTTTTAGAAGAGCAAAAAAGTAATGCTGACTTTCTTCTTACCGACAACGTAACGGGATTTTTTGACTCACTGAAAAACTACGAGAAAAAATATGTAGTAGTCGGCGACGCCCAACACAACTTCAGCTATGAAAATCTAAACCATGCTTTTCGTACCCTGCTTAAAGGGGCAAAGCTTGTAGCGGTGGCAAACAATCGTTATTTTAAAGACAGTGACAATGAACTGAGTATGGATGCTGGGTGTTTTGTGAGTGCTTTGGAGTATGCCAGCGGGCAAAAAGCAGAGGTGTTAGGCAAGCCGTCGAAAGAGTTTTATGAACTTGCCTGCCAATCTTTAGGGGTAAATCCGTCTGAATGTATAATGATAGGCGATGACATCGAGGGTGATATACACGGTGCACAAAATGCGGGCTTGCAAGCGGCACTAGTAAAAACTGGAAAGTTTCATAAGTTAGATCTGCAAAAAGGTATAATTCCTGATCTGATTTTAGATTCGATAGCAAGTTTATAA
- a CDS encoding helix-hairpin-helix domain-containing protein, with translation MNPVKVVREETKKLTDLPNIGASIAKDLEFIGIKTPDDLKGKDPKKLYDLLCEQKASRQDPCVLDVFMSITDFMEGAEPKVWWAYTDKRKKRWKF, from the coding sequence ATGAACCCTGTAAAAGTCGTCAGAGAAGAAACAAAAAAATTAACCGATTTGCCCAATATCGGTGCTTCAATTGCCAAAGATCTTGAATTTATCGGTATAAAAACTCCAGACGATCTTAAAGGAAAAGACCCGAAGAAGCTATATGATCTTTTGTGTGAACAAAAAGCTTCCAGACAAGATCCGTGCGTACTCGATGTCTTTATGTCGATCACAGACTTTATGGAGGGTGCCGAGCCGAAAGTGTGGTGGGCATACACCGATAAGCGAAAAAAAAGATGGAAATTCTAA
- a CDS encoding YbhB/YbcL family Raf kinase inhibitor-like protein: MKKIILMLLVSVSMAFAEGFTLNSDEFSGQLGNAQVFNGFGCTGKNISPSLNWENAPKGTKSFAIMMYDKDAPTGSGWWHWIVVDIPKDVTTLKQNSGNVALDLMPKGALQTKTDYGVSGFGGACPPVGHGSHQYVITLYALDVDTLGVKADASPALVGYMVNAHTIAKASVVAYFSR, from the coding sequence ATGAAAAAAATTATCTTAATGCTACTAGTGAGTGTTTCTATGGCATTTGCAGAGGGATTTACACTTAATAGCGATGAGTTTAGCGGACAGTTGGGTAATGCACAGGTTTTTAACGGTTTTGGATGTACGGGAAAAAATATTTCCCCGTCACTAAATTGGGAAAATGCCCCTAAAGGGACAAAAAGTTTTGCGATCATGATGTATGACAAGGATGCTCCAACAGGCAGCGGATGGTGGCACTGGATCGTTGTGGACATCCCTAAAGATGTAACAACTTTAAAACAAAACAGCGGTAATGTAGCTTTAGATCTTATGCCAAAAGGTGCACTGCAAACAAAAACAGATTACGGTGTAAGCGGTTTTGGCGGTGCGTGTCCCCCTGTAGGTCACGGTTCTCATCAGTATGTAATTACGCTATATGCTTTAGATGTAGATACGCTGGGAGTTAAAGCAGATGCATCACCTGCGCTTGTGGGATATATGGTAAATGCACATACAATAGCAAAAGCTTCTGTTGTAGCGTATTTCAGCCGTTAA
- a CDS encoding methyltransferase family protein has protein sequence MKRYLLFGFSIFSYLFSIATLSLLILWVYPWGFLPHYIDIGIDASVWYAVMFDVGLLLLFGLQHSLMARDFFKEKILAKFPHSFQTSLYGVASAICLYLLIYFWHPIDTLIWDFNDGFFFWFLTAIYLFGWFFAFISTFLIDHFELFGLHQGYRVFKSIPEPESCFQTKFFYKYVRHPVQLGTLIGLWATPSMSFGHLLMSIGFTVYAVIGLYLEEKSLVKTFGNEYRDYQEKVPFLIPFTKPHS, from the coding sequence TTGAAACGATATTTACTTTTTGGTTTTTCTATATTTAGCTATCTTTTTTCAATAGCAACCTTGTCTCTTTTGATCTTATGGGTCTATCCATGGGGTTTTCTTCCTCACTATATAGATATTGGTATTGATGCATCTGTATGGTATGCAGTAATGTTCGATGTCGGACTGTTGCTTTTGTTTGGATTGCAACATTCATTAATGGCGAGAGATTTTTTCAAAGAAAAGATTCTGGCAAAGTTTCCTCACTCTTTTCAAACATCACTTTATGGGGTGGCTTCGGCAATTTGTCTGTATTTACTCATCTATTTTTGGCACCCTATAGATACTTTGATCTGGGATTTTAACGATGGTTTTTTCTTTTGGTTTTTGACGGCTATTTATCTGTTTGGATGGTTTTTTGCTTTCATATCTACCTTTTTGATCGATCATTTTGAGCTTTTCGGACTCCATCAGGGGTATAGGGTTTTTAAATCTATTCCCGAACCAGAGAGCTGTTTTCAAACAAAGTTTTTTTATAAATATGTCCGCCATCCCGTACAGCTTGGAACACTCATAGGGCTTTGGGCAACTCCGAGCATGAGTTTCGGGCATCTTTTAATGAGTATCGGCTTTACTGTTTATGCCGTCATAGGGCTTTATCTAGAAGAGAAAAGTTTAGTGAAAACCTTTGGAAATGAGTATAGGGATTACCAGGAAAAGGTACCTTTTTTGATCCCGTTTACAAAACCTCATAGTTAA
- a CDS encoding DUF4282 domain-containing protein, whose product MDFLIFKSFISTEALIFFYYMGAVTLPFGIWYFTSWFVKKFEIIQLIYETGKEKLWNILTPTQKTKYVLVFAILFLFMELFWRMLFEFLIAYMQIRDALYNVAG is encoded by the coding sequence ATGGACTTTTTAATATTTAAAAGCTTTATAAGTACCGAAGCACTCATCTTTTTTTACTACATGGGTGCAGTAACCCTCCCTTTTGGCATATGGTATTTTACAAGCTGGTTTGTAAAAAAATTTGAGATAATACAACTCATATATGAAACAGGGAAAGAGAAACTTTGGAATATTTTAACTCCTACTCAAAAAACTAAATACGTGCTAGTTTTTGCCATTTTATTTCTGTTTATGGAACTATTTTGGAGAATGTTGTTTGAGTTTCTGATCGCCTATATGCAGATTCGTGATGCACTCTACAATGTCGCTGGTTAA
- a CDS encoding GNAT family N-acetyltransferase has translation MKLKNVYETQFCKVEYLKEYNGVFCIWQGFCQGDEYKKPLEFGLKLLEEYSADTWITDTAKGFENTTEDTTWLIEEFIPKVQKTTCERIIFLIDKQSPLQDEIKAQEKILSQYFEVQLLSKLSEYERRWKYEIDDVDFHELSYLYKIAPLGEKKPDDLKTVFSNSRYKCFLYENGMLIAVGRALADGIDASYICDVAVDPEYQGNGLGKAVVNKLLKLSQGHKKIILYAYPGKEPFYTRLGFAKMNTAMAIFENQAQAVECGLVSRADV, from the coding sequence ATGAAACTTAAGAATGTTTATGAAACACAATTTTGTAAAGTAGAGTATCTTAAAGAGTATAATGGAGTGTTTTGTATTTGGCAAGGATTTTGTCAGGGAGATGAATATAAAAAACCTTTGGAGTTTGGACTAAAACTGCTTGAAGAGTATAGTGCAGATACCTGGATTACAGATACTGCAAAGGGGTTTGAAAATACTACAGAGGATACTACGTGGTTAATAGAGGAGTTTATTCCGAAAGTTCAGAAAACTACTTGTGAGCGAATAATCTTTTTGATCGATAAACAAAGCCCTTTACAAGATGAAATAAAAGCTCAAGAGAAGATTTTATCGCAATATTTTGAAGTACAACTGCTTAGTAAACTCTCAGAATACGAAAGAAGATGGAAGTATGAGATTGACGATGTAGATTTTCATGAGCTTTCATATCTGTATAAAATAGCACCGCTTGGTGAGAAAAAGCCTGATGATTTAAAAACTGTTTTTTCAAATAGCCGTTATAAATGTTTTTTGTATGAAAACGGTATGCTTATAGCAGTAGGCCGAGCACTTGCCGATGGAATTGATGCCTCATATATCTGTGATGTAGCAGTCGATCCTGAGTATCAAGGTAATGGACTTGGAAAAGCTGTGGTAAATAAACTGCTAAAATTGAGTCAAGGGCATAAGAAAATTATTTTATATGCTTATCCGGGGAAGGAACCTTTTTATACAAGACTTGGATTTGCCAAAATGAATACGGCAATGGCTATTTTTGAAAATCAAGCTCAGGCTGTGGAGTGCGGATTGGTGAGTAGAGCTGATGTATAA